In Oceaniferula marina, the following proteins share a genomic window:
- a CDS encoding PEP-CTERM sorting domain-containing protein — MKYAVAASVMLTSMATSYGIALSVDLDGIYSGESGYTNTETVTWYNGHKADESIYGDFDSQSHTTTIRYGIAELEGGKPGEEFFFLYVEAPLYAKNMIWQSNVNKDNYPVANTDPTVGLTATDVDSYRTHHETHHKPGDLKLDFGGATGSEKLVIVDSSGDGVFEADLAGDADDLFNIVGYKDSSNYLLENGISTEALSLARTTPMAFEFQFAVDAVDNAQIVQYMTDNGIELHLSPERGLLPDDPGPNPLPEPGTAMLSALGILLMFRRRKA; from the coding sequence ATGAAGTACGCCGTAGCGGCTTCGGTCATGCTTACCAGTATGGCAACATCCTACGGAATTGCCTTGAGCGTCGATCTCGACGGAATCTATAGCGGCGAAAGCGGCTACACCAATACGGAAACGGTCACTTGGTACAATGGCCACAAAGCGGACGAGAGCATCTATGGCGACTTCGACAGTCAAAGCCATACAACAACCATCCGTTATGGCATCGCCGAGCTAGAGGGAGGAAAACCAGGAGAAGAATTCTTCTTTCTCTACGTTGAAGCCCCCCTGTATGCCAAGAACATGATTTGGCAAAGCAACGTCAACAAAGACAACTACCCGGTTGCCAATACCGATCCAACTGTTGGACTCACAGCAACCGACGTTGACTCCTACCGAACCCACCATGAAACCCACCACAAGCCCGGCGACTTAAAACTCGACTTTGGAGGAGCCACAGGCAGTGAAAAACTGGTCATCGTAGACTCGTCCGGTGATGGTGTCTTTGAAGCCGATCTCGCAGGCGACGCTGACGATCTATTCAACATTGTCGGATACAAAGACTCTTCGAACTACCTGCTGGAAAACGGGATCAGCACCGAAGCCTTGAGCCTAGCTCGAACCACCCCGATGGCATTCGAATTTCAGTTTGCTGTGGATGCAGTTGATAACGCCCAGATCGTGCAATATATGACTGACAACGGTATTGAGCTTCACCTTTCACCAGAACGAGGCTTGCTACCGGATGACCCCGGGCCCAACCCTCTACCTGAACCTGGGACGGCTATGCTAAGCGCACTTGGCATCCTCCTGATGTTCCGTCGGCGGAAGGCGTAA
- a CDS encoding NCS2 family permease, which produces MIQSFFKLNANGSNPKSEVIGGITTFLTMAYIIFVNPDILSKTGMDTGAVITATCLAAFLGTILVGLWANAPFAMAPGMGLNAFFAYTLVLGQQISWQTALGVVFVSGVAFLILTILGIREKIVNAIPLSLRIATAAGIGLFISFIGMQKLGLIVSNPATLVTIGPLTTPVLIGLAALALIAILEIRRIKGSILIGIAAATAAGMALGETALPESLTSMPPSIAPVALQLDILGALQWGLIGAVFSFMFVDLFDSIGTIVACSYEAGHVEEDGSIRKIDKILEADAIATVAGSLLGTSTTTTYIESASGIADGARTGLASMVTAGLFLLALFFSPLIKAVPSFATAPALIIVGVFMFRNIREIDFTDLKSAVPAFLTMLLMPLTFSIATGLTVGFLSYIVIALFSGDAKQISPVMWVVGLLSAINLCVSVGM; this is translated from the coding sequence ATGATCCAATCATTTTTTAAACTCAACGCAAACGGCAGCAATCCAAAATCAGAGGTGATCGGAGGAATAACCACCTTCCTCACCATGGCTTACATCATTTTTGTCAACCCGGACATCCTCAGCAAAACGGGTATGGACACCGGAGCCGTGATCACGGCCACCTGTCTGGCAGCCTTTCTCGGAACTATTTTGGTTGGCCTCTGGGCGAATGCCCCCTTTGCCATGGCCCCGGGCATGGGACTCAATGCCTTTTTTGCCTACACACTGGTCCTCGGGCAACAAATCTCCTGGCAAACCGCCCTCGGCGTCGTCTTTGTTTCCGGTGTCGCTTTCCTGATTCTCACCATCCTCGGCATCCGGGAGAAAATTGTGAATGCCATCCCGCTTAGCCTGCGTATTGCCACAGCCGCCGGCATCGGCCTCTTCATCTCCTTCATCGGCATGCAAAAACTCGGCCTGATTGTCTCCAATCCTGCCACTCTGGTCACCATCGGACCACTGACCACCCCCGTCTTGATCGGCCTTGCCGCCCTCGCCCTGATCGCCATCCTGGAAATCCGCCGCATCAAAGGCTCGATCCTGATCGGAATCGCGGCAGCCACAGCCGCCGGCATGGCACTCGGAGAGACAGCCCTGCCCGAAAGCCTGACATCCATGCCCCCGTCGATTGCCCCGGTGGCCCTCCAGCTGGATATTCTCGGAGCCTTGCAATGGGGGCTGATCGGAGCCGTGTTCTCCTTCATGTTTGTCGACCTCTTCGACTCCATCGGAACCATTGTCGCCTGTTCCTACGAAGCCGGACACGTCGAAGAAGATGGCTCCATCCGTAAAATCGACAAAATCCTCGAAGCCGATGCCATCGCCACCGTCGCCGGCTCCCTGCTGGGAACCAGCACCACCACCACCTATATCGAATCCGCATCTGGCATCGCGGACGGAGCGCGAACCGGACTGGCCTCGATGGTCACCGCCGGGCTCTTCCTACTCGCCCTGTTTTTCTCTCCGCTCATCAAAGCCGTACCTTCCTTTGCCACGGCACCGGCGCTGATCATCGTCGGCGTCTTCATGTTCCGCAATATCCGGGAAATCGACTTCACCGATCTCAAATCGGCAGTTCCGGCCTTCCTCACGATGCTACTGATGCCCCTGACCTTCAGCATCGCCACCGGGCTCACAGTTGGCTTCCTTTCCTACATCGTGATTGCCCTGTTCAGCGGAGACGCCAAACAGATCTCTCCAGTGATGTGGGTCGTTGGTCTACTCTCGGCGATCAACCTTTGCGTATCCGTGGGCATGTAA
- a CDS encoding iron ABC transporter permease — protein sequence MNRSVASLITVIIVALFGVFFLYPVGMTLAVAFRNQDGGFTLDYLIGVFRNPVYLEGLWNSFLMGIGSTLAALLIAFPLALATHRWVFPGKKLLSILILAPLVLPPFVGAVGIKQILGVSGSLNACLIELGLMNPYAPMDWLGEGRLWGVIIMNALHLYPILYMNIAAALSHLDPAMEQAAQNLGCSPWRRLRKITLPLCMPGVFAGSAIVFIWSFTELGVPLVFDYTRVASVQIYDGIKDLHTNPMPYALVGIMLLVSAAVFTFSKMILGRSGLGSAPRPKTHTGERRLPIGQGIAVSLAFLSVIGIACVPHIGVVLLSLSGDWYGSILPESMTLAHYSEALGHPLVVPSIKNSLLYATGSTLLDILLGTAIAWVIVRSTIRGRVLLDALMMLPLAVPGLVLAFGYIAVSQKGEALHWLVGEANNPMFLLIAAYAVRRLPYVVRAAVAGLQQSNPTLEEAARSMGASPSRTVRRIALPLIGANLIAGGILAFAFAMLEVSDSLILAQQSEHFPITKAIYSLLNTLGNGHELASALGVWAMVFLGISIMGAFVILGKRSGNIFRF from the coding sequence GTGAACCGCTCCGTGGCCAGTCTGATCACCGTGATCATCGTCGCCCTGTTCGGAGTGTTTTTCCTCTATCCGGTAGGGATGACCCTCGCGGTGGCGTTCCGAAACCAAGATGGAGGTTTCACCCTCGACTACCTGATCGGCGTATTTCGCAATCCGGTTTATCTGGAAGGATTGTGGAACTCATTTTTGATGGGCATCGGCAGCACCTTGGCGGCCCTACTGATTGCCTTTCCCCTCGCTCTGGCCACCCACCGCTGGGTGTTTCCAGGAAAAAAATTACTCTCGATTCTGATCCTCGCCCCTCTGGTCCTCCCTCCCTTTGTCGGAGCCGTCGGAATCAAACAGATCCTCGGTGTGAGTGGTTCACTCAACGCCTGCCTGATCGAACTCGGATTGATGAACCCCTACGCCCCGATGGATTGGCTCGGTGAAGGGCGGCTCTGGGGGGTGATCATCATGAACGCCCTGCACCTCTACCCGATTCTCTACATGAACATTGCCGCGGCTCTGTCACATCTCGATCCGGCGATGGAACAAGCCGCGCAGAACCTCGGCTGCTCACCCTGGCGGCGACTCCGAAAAATCACCCTGCCACTTTGCATGCCCGGCGTCTTTGCCGGCTCGGCCATCGTTTTCATTTGGTCGTTCACCGAACTCGGGGTTCCTCTGGTTTTCGACTACACCCGTGTGGCCTCGGTTCAAATCTATGACGGCATCAAGGACCTGCACACCAACCCGATGCCCTACGCCTTGGTCGGAATCATGCTACTGGTTTCCGCAGCGGTGTTTACTTTTTCCAAAATGATCCTGGGACGCTCTGGACTGGGCTCAGCTCCCCGACCCAAAACCCACACCGGGGAACGCCGTTTACCAATCGGGCAAGGCATCGCCGTCTCCCTGGCTTTCCTCAGTGTCATCGGCATCGCCTGCGTCCCGCACATTGGCGTCGTGCTGCTCTCCCTCTCCGGCGACTGGTATGGTAGCATCCTACCTGAGTCCATGACCCTCGCCCACTACAGCGAAGCTCTCGGGCACCCGCTGGTCGTTCCTTCCATTAAAAACAGCCTGCTCTACGCCACGGGATCCACCCTGCTCGACATCCTGCTGGGCACCGCAATCGCCTGGGTGATTGTCCGTAGCACCATTCGCGGACGGGTCTTGCTCGACGCCCTGATGATGCTGCCGCTGGCCGTTCCCGGTCTGGTTCTCGCCTTCGGCTACATCGCGGTCAGCCAAAAAGGAGAAGCTCTGCACTGGCTGGTTGGCGAGGCAAACAACCCGATGTTCCTGCTGATCGCCGCTTATGCCGTGCGCCGACTACCCTACGTCGTCCGCGCCGCTGTCGCCGGGCTCCAACAAAGCAACCCGACACTGGAGGAAGCCGCACGCAGTATGGGTGCCAGTCCCTCTCGCACTGTCAGACGTATTGCCCTGCCACTGATCGGGGCCAACCTCATCGCCGGCGGCATCCTCGCCTTTGCCTTCGCCATGCTCGAAGTTTCCGACAGTCTGATCCTGGCACAGCAATCAGAACATTTTCCGATCACCAAAGCCATCTACTCACTGCTCAACACCTTGGGCAACGGTCACGAACTGGCCTCGGCCCTGGGTGTCTGGGCCATGGTCTTCCTCGGCATCTCCATCATGGGAGCCTTTGTCATTCTCGGAAAACGCAGCGGCAACATCTTCAGATTTTAG
- a CDS encoding ABC transporter substrate-binding protein, with amino-acid sequence MMRKPTWLNWPRWKSLSSWLNRKTAVAVAMLACVLTPLVLSRMKENPQVAPEDAQRRINIITPHNETIRREFGEAFQSWWQEKTGESVYVNWLTPGGTSEIRMVLDSQFAAAEKNGDEGVGIDVFFGGGDYVFSKQAEKGRLAKLEVFEQHPEWFDQKVIPQSFTGEQYYDAEHQWVGVCLTRFGICYNTDTLKRLGIEPPTRWSDLADPKYFGTIAMADPTKSGSVARAFEMLVQQQMHDTIAKGRRRPGKTQKQFQMRVRSEGWEKGLNLIQKIAGNARYFTDSATKIPRDVAQGDAAAGLCIDFYGLSYEEMLKQDDGSSRLRWISPEGGTSLCVDPVGVMRGAPDPELAQAFVTFLLSKQGQLLWNAKPGTPGGPKFRSLRRMPVRKDVYTPENMQHFADPENPYLATGGFVYRPELTQRGFGALRFIIRVMCLDCHDELKHAWKELADAGIPDRAHKMFSDLTVVSYQNAMGGIRSQVASENKLETAAMAVRLGRFFRQNYERAGKFARKGEKKP; translated from the coding sequence ATGATGCGTAAACCGACATGGCTCAATTGGCCGAGATGGAAAAGCTTGAGCTCATGGCTGAACCGCAAGACCGCAGTAGCGGTCGCCATGCTCGCCTGCGTGCTCACGCCACTGGTTCTGAGCCGGATGAAGGAGAACCCGCAGGTTGCACCCGAGGATGCCCAGCGCAGAATCAACATCATCACCCCGCACAACGAAACCATTCGGCGCGAGTTCGGGGAGGCCTTCCAGTCCTGGTGGCAGGAGAAAACCGGCGAAAGCGTCTATGTCAACTGGCTCACCCCGGGCGGGACGTCTGAAATCCGAATGGTGCTCGACAGCCAGTTTGCCGCAGCTGAAAAAAATGGAGACGAGGGGGTGGGTATCGATGTCTTTTTTGGCGGTGGCGACTATGTCTTCAGTAAGCAGGCGGAAAAAGGACGCTTGGCCAAGCTCGAGGTCTTCGAACAGCACCCGGAGTGGTTCGATCAAAAAGTCATCCCCCAATCCTTCACCGGTGAACAATACTACGACGCCGAACATCAATGGGTCGGTGTCTGCCTGACCCGGTTCGGCATTTGCTACAACACGGATACTCTGAAGCGCCTGGGAATCGAGCCCCCAACCCGCTGGAGTGATTTGGCCGACCCCAAGTACTTTGGAACCATCGCCATGGCCGATCCAACCAAAAGTGGCTCCGTCGCCCGGGCCTTCGAAATGCTCGTTCAGCAACAGATGCACGACACCATTGCCAAGGGACGCCGGCGACCGGGAAAAACCCAGAAGCAATTCCAAATGCGCGTCCGTAGTGAAGGCTGGGAAAAAGGCCTCAACCTGATCCAGAAAATTGCCGGCAACGCTCGCTATTTCACCGACAGCGCAACCAAGATTCCACGCGATGTCGCCCAGGGGGATGCCGCCGCCGGCTTGTGCATTGATTTTTACGGCCTCAGTTATGAGGAAATGCTGAAACAAGACGATGGTAGCTCACGCTTGCGGTGGATTTCGCCCGAGGGCGGCACTTCACTCTGCGTCGACCCCGTTGGGGTGATGCGCGGAGCCCCCGACCCCGAACTGGCCCAGGCCTTTGTTACCTTCCTACTCAGCAAACAAGGGCAACTCCTCTGGAATGCCAAGCCCGGCACACCTGGAGGCCCGAAGTTCCGCTCACTACGCAGGATGCCCGTCCGCAAGGATGTGTACACCCCGGAAAACATGCAGCATTTTGCCGACCCGGAAAACCCCTACCTTGCAACCGGTGGCTTTGTCTATCGACCGGAACTCACCCAACGAGGCTTTGGAGCCCTGCGCTTTATCATCCGCGTGATGTGCCTCGACTGCCATGATGAACTCAAGCATGCCTGGAAGGAACTCGCGGATGCCGGCATCCCGGACCGGGCGCACAAGATGTTCTCCGATCTCACCGTGGTATCCTATCAGAATGCCATGGGAGGGATCCGTAGTCAGGTCGCCAGCGAAAACAAACTCGAAACCGCGGCGATGGCCGTTCGCCTCGGCCGTTTCTTCCGCCAGAACTATGAACGAGCGGGCAAATTTGCACGGAAGGGAGAGAAAAAACCGTGA
- a CDS encoding ABC transporter ATP-binding protein has product MPASLRKDEPETMEAIRVESIAKSFGKVQALNQASISIEQGELFFLLGSSGCGKTTLLRCIAGLETPDSGRILFGDRDVTSVPTHKREAAMVFQSYALWPHMSVGENIAFGLEERKIDPDEIDERVNEALSTVHLDGYADRQIDQLSGGQQQRVALARALVVRPACLLLDEPLSNLDAKLRTEMREEIRRIVKDNGLTAAYVTHDQEEALSMADRIAIIDQGHIEQVGTPEDIYRNPLSAHVASFVGKTNLLEAEVTRLVWDDDDDHLSVRVACPAGRFEGRITRRNWRPADGEKVFLSIRPEAFHPYHGGVPVNRLTGHVEDRTYLGGFVQYSIRGDGGHLWHVTDMNPHQMREIGEPVILSVDPSDVVILQS; this is encoded by the coding sequence ATGCCCGCATCGCTTCGCAAGGATGAGCCCGAAACCATGGAGGCGATACGGGTAGAATCAATTGCTAAGAGCTTTGGCAAGGTGCAGGCACTCAACCAAGCGAGCATCTCGATTGAGCAGGGGGAATTGTTTTTCCTGCTCGGCTCAAGTGGATGTGGCAAAACCACGCTGCTGCGCTGCATCGCCGGACTGGAAACCCCGGACAGCGGGCGGATTTTGTTTGGCGATCGGGATGTCACCTCGGTTCCAACCCACAAACGGGAAGCCGCCATGGTCTTCCAAAGCTACGCACTCTGGCCCCACATGTCCGTGGGCGAAAACATCGCTTTCGGCCTGGAAGAACGAAAAATCGACCCAGACGAAATTGACGAGCGAGTCAATGAAGCACTCTCCACCGTGCACCTCGACGGCTATGCCGACCGCCAAATCGACCAACTCTCCGGAGGACAACAGCAACGGGTCGCCCTGGCCCGGGCACTGGTCGTGCGCCCCGCCTGCCTGCTGCTGGACGAACCCCTGTCTAACCTCGATGCCAAACTCCGCACCGAAATGCGCGAAGAAATCCGACGCATCGTCAAAGACAACGGCCTGACCGCCGCCTACGTCACCCACGATCAGGAAGAAGCACTCTCCATGGCCGACCGCATTGCCATCATCGACCAAGGTCACATCGAACAAGTCGGTACGCCGGAGGATATTTACCGCAATCCGCTCAGCGCCCATGTCGCGAGCTTTGTCGGAAAAACCAATTTACTGGAAGCGGAGGTCACCCGATTGGTCTGGGATGATGACGACGACCATCTGAGTGTCCGGGTCGCCTGTCCAGCCGGCCGCTTTGAAGGCCGCATCACCCGCCGCAACTGGCGTCCTGCCGACGGCGAAAAGGTCTTCCTCTCGATCCGCCCCGAAGCGTTTCACCCGTACCACGGAGGAGTTCCTGTCAACCGATTGACCGGCCATGTCGAAGACCGCACCTACCTAGGTGGCTTTGTTCAATACAGCATCCGCGGAGACGGCGGCCACCTCTGGCATGTCACCGACATGAACCCCCACCAGATGCGGGAGATCGGTGAACCGGTCATCCTCAGCGTGGATCCCAGCGACGTGGTCATCCTCCAGTCCTAA
- the bamA gene encoding outer membrane protein assembly factor BamA: protein MKSIPQYATALAGFILFLSGTVTSLAQDFEGKNISSVSIRYKGARTVDEARLRGHMSVKAGQKYSASRLDDDVRTLYESGLVDDIRFFAEEVGGGVKVIAEVSTRGKIVAVAFDGNIKFSDKKLASVTKLKAGGVMSDQAILDARRNILDHYRGYGYADVGVDHMIQPSAGAQGTSDLVFLIDEGARAEVRKIRFEGNHSIASHKLRNEMKTKQKGWFSFFTKSGRIDSAKLDEDIDRVLDYYRDRGYLRVKADIRRAPVDDERVDLVIAITEGNKYTVAAVGFGKMTVFKASDLASALTLTAGQAYSAKKMHNDIRTIRSYYGSRGYADAAVSPDIRNASATSVSITYRIVEGGRYRVGRVTIEGNDKTQDRVIRRELPLKPGDYLNSVEMETTKRRLRNMNYFNDVQVSGSPGNQKGYRDINILVNEKQTGSVSFGLGFSSVDSIVGYVTLEQTNFDITDWPSFTGAGQRFNAKVQYGNERQDISLNWTEPWFLGRRLALGTELFYRSALYYSSEYDQGQYGGAISLRKPLGKRGYIRAEYRIEDIEIDVDSDNIGVPPAQGGPSLFEQYDGDYIRSALSVNYVHDTRDSNQLPRKGHKVSVGIEYAGLGGDVDTPIYTLTGSQYWNLWGDSILSIEGNFYIADGDEDVEIFDKKALGGAHSLRGFENRDVGPRDPVSGEVVGGNTAAFFVLEYTFPLIERVRGAVFYDVGLCNADSWDFSSDLYHDAGLGLRLNLPFGPLAVDYAFPLESPDDEADNGGQFSFYLDYAF, encoded by the coding sequence ATGAAAAGCATCCCGCAATACGCTACTGCGCTTGCGGGATTTATTTTGTTCCTGAGCGGCACGGTCACCAGCCTCGCCCAGGATTTTGAAGGAAAAAACATCAGCTCGGTCAGCATCCGCTACAAGGGTGCACGCACCGTCGATGAAGCCCGACTCCGCGGACACATGTCCGTCAAAGCCGGACAAAAATACAGCGCGTCACGCCTCGACGACGACGTCCGCACCCTCTACGAAAGCGGACTGGTCGACGACATCCGCTTTTTTGCCGAAGAAGTAGGCGGTGGGGTCAAAGTCATTGCCGAAGTTTCCACCCGTGGGAAAATCGTCGCCGTTGCCTTTGACGGCAACATCAAGTTCTCCGACAAAAAACTCGCCTCCGTCACCAAGCTCAAAGCCGGTGGTGTCATGAGCGACCAAGCCATCCTCGATGCCCGCCGCAACATCCTCGACCACTACCGTGGCTACGGATACGCCGACGTCGGTGTCGACCACATGATCCAACCGTCCGCCGGCGCCCAGGGGACATCCGACCTCGTCTTCCTGATCGACGAAGGCGCCCGCGCCGAAGTCCGCAAGATCCGCTTCGAAGGCAATCACTCGATCGCCTCCCACAAGCTGCGCAACGAAATGAAAACCAAACAAAAAGGATGGTTCTCATTTTTCACCAAATCCGGCCGTATCGATTCCGCCAAGCTGGATGAAGACATCGACCGCGTGCTCGACTACTACCGCGACCGCGGCTACCTCCGGGTCAAAGCCGACATCCGCCGCGCTCCAGTCGACGACGAGCGGGTCGACCTCGTGATTGCCATCACCGAAGGCAACAAATACACCGTAGCCGCCGTCGGTTTCGGTAAAATGACCGTCTTCAAGGCCTCCGATCTGGCCTCCGCCCTCACCCTGACCGCTGGTCAAGCCTACTCAGCGAAGAAAATGCACAACGACATCCGCACCATCCGTAGCTACTACGGGTCCCGTGGATATGCCGATGCTGCCGTCAGCCCCGACATCCGCAACGCCTCCGCCACCAGCGTAAGCATCACATACCGCATTGTCGAAGGTGGCCGCTACCGCGTCGGTCGCGTCACCATCGAAGGAAACGACAAAACCCAGGATCGCGTCATCCGCCGCGAACTTCCACTCAAGCCAGGCGACTACCTCAACTCAGTGGAAATGGAAACCACCAAGCGCCGCCTGCGCAACATGAACTACTTCAACGACGTTCAGGTCAGCGGCTCACCCGGAAACCAAAAGGGCTACCGCGATATCAATATCCTGGTCAACGAGAAACAAACCGGATCCGTTAGTTTCGGTCTCGGGTTTAGCTCCGTGGACAGCATCGTCGGTTACGTCACCCTCGAGCAAACCAACTTCGACATCACCGACTGGCCAAGCTTCACCGGTGCCGGCCAACGCTTCAACGCCAAGGTGCAATACGGTAACGAGCGTCAGGACATCAGCCTCAACTGGACCGAGCCATGGTTCCTCGGACGCCGCCTTGCCCTCGGAACCGAGCTCTTCTACCGCAGTGCCCTTTACTACAGCTCGGAATACGACCAAGGCCAATACGGTGGCGCCATCTCCCTGCGTAAGCCACTTGGCAAACGGGGTTATATCCGCGCTGAATACCGCATCGAAGACATCGAAATTGATGTCGACAGCGACAACATCGGCGTGCCTCCTGCTCAAGGTGGACCTTCCCTGTTTGAGCAATACGACGGCGACTATATCCGCAGCGCCCTCAGCGTGAACTACGTGCACGACACCCGTGACAGCAACCAACTGCCCCGCAAGGGACACAAAGTCAGTGTCGGCATTGAATACGCAGGCCTCGGCGGCGACGTCGACACCCCGATCTACACCCTGACTGGCTCCCAGTATTGGAACCTCTGGGGTGACAGCATCCTTTCCATCGAAGGAAACTTCTACATCGCCGATGGTGATGAGGACGTCGAAATCTTCGATAAAAAGGCCCTCGGTGGTGCTCACTCACTGCGTGGCTTCGAGAACCGCGACGTCGGCCCCCGCGACCCCGTCTCCGGTGAAGTTGTCGGCGGTAACACTGCTGCCTTCTTTGTTCTGGAATACACCTTCCCGCTGATCGAGCGCGTTCGTGGAGCAGTCTTCTACGATGTCGGTCTCTGTAACGCCGACTCCTGGGACTTCTCCAGTGACCTCTATCACGATGCCGGTCTCGGCCTGCGACTGAACCTGCCCTTCGGCCCTCTCGCCGTTGACTACGCCTTCCCGCTCGAGTCACCGGATGACGAAGCCGACAACGGTGGCCAGTTCAGTTTCTATCTGGACTACGCGTTCTAA
- a CDS encoding sulfatase family protein, with translation MKLERMKRTWIFSGLLLASPLAAEDRPNFVWVISEDNSKHHMKLFDETGVETPHIEAMAKDGVIFDAVCSNAPVCSVARSTLLTGCYAPRIGAQYHRKQMPVPMPDGLKPFPAYLKQAGYFTSNKGKTDYNVSIPFRSVWSGKSDWKKRAKGQPFFYQLSSLAQSHESRGHFNKEAMLKTPLADLVSKVQIPPLHPDTPLMRYSYASYQDKIQIIDGQVGDLIQKLKDDGVYDNTIIFYFGDHGGILPRSKGYAYETGLNAPLVIRFPDKWKHLIPFAKGSRTSVPVNFYDFGPSLLMAAGIEPDKRFDGQPFLGKGVTKASLEGRPAFGYADRFDEKYDLVRTLRRGKMKYMRNYQPFNQDALHSFYRYKALAYQDLREMYYAGTLNKQQALFFNKKAPEALYDLEKDPYELNNLAADPAHRDTLLKMRKELAGHVKSSHDLSLFPESVLIEHAFANPVEYGNQHAALIATLVDIADLQLQEFASVKSALLAALKNEHPLNQYWALITATSFAAQGVEDAKLTAAVEALLKNKSVTRLNRTRAGEYFAHIHQMDRAVELITEAAYASKNKVELNLILNSAAMVYETSGRKKTFQLDASKLNASSSLVKERLSYLRQAE, from the coding sequence ATGAAATTGGAACGAATGAAGAGAACATGGATTTTTAGTGGCTTGTTGCTGGCCTCTCCGCTAGCGGCAGAGGATCGGCCGAATTTTGTCTGGGTGATTTCGGAGGATAATTCGAAGCACCATATGAAGCTTTTTGATGAGACGGGGGTTGAAACACCACATATCGAAGCGATGGCCAAAGATGGTGTTATTTTTGATGCCGTTTGTTCCAATGCTCCGGTGTGTTCGGTGGCCCGAAGCACGCTGCTGACCGGGTGTTATGCACCGCGGATTGGTGCGCAATATCATCGCAAGCAGATGCCGGTTCCGATGCCCGATGGCTTGAAGCCATTTCCCGCTTATCTGAAGCAGGCCGGTTATTTCACATCCAACAAGGGAAAAACCGATTATAATGTGTCGATTCCCTTTCGTTCGGTCTGGAGTGGTAAGAGCGATTGGAAAAAGCGGGCCAAGGGGCAGCCGTTTTTCTATCAGCTTTCGTCATTGGCACAATCGCATGAAAGTCGCGGACACTTCAATAAAGAGGCAATGCTGAAAACACCACTGGCGGACCTTGTAAGCAAGGTCCAGATTCCCCCCTTGCATCCGGACACTCCATTGATGCGTTATAGCTATGCGTCGTATCAGGACAAAATTCAAATCATTGACGGACAGGTGGGTGATTTGATTCAAAAGCTCAAGGATGACGGAGTCTATGATAACACGATCATCTTTTACTTTGGTGACCATGGCGGGATTCTTCCCCGGAGTAAGGGCTATGCTTACGAGACTGGTTTGAACGCGCCGCTGGTGATTCGTTTCCCTGATAAATGGAAACATTTAATTCCCTTTGCCAAGGGATCGCGAACCAGCGTGCCAGTTAATTTTTACGACTTTGGCCCTTCTTTGCTGATGGCAGCAGGGATCGAACCGGATAAGCGCTTCGATGGTCAGCCGTTTCTTGGTAAGGGGGTGACTAAGGCATCATTGGAGGGGCGGCCCGCTTTTGGATATGCCGATCGCTTTGATGAAAAATACGATCTCGTCCGGACTTTGCGTCGGGGCAAGATGAAATATATGCGGAATTACCAGCCGTTCAATCAGGATGCCTTGCATAGTTTTTACCGGTATAAAGCATTGGCCTACCAAGATCTCAGGGAGATGTATTATGCGGGGACCTTGAATAAGCAACAGGCTCTCTTTTTTAACAAGAAGGCACCTGAGGCACTCTATGATTTGGAAAAAGACCCGTATGAATTAAACAACCTCGCAGCCGACCCCGCACACCGGGACACACTCCTGAAGATGCGTAAGGAGTTGGCCGGGCACGTCAAATCCAGTCATGACCTTAGTTTGTTTCCCGAGAGTGTGTTGATTGAGCATGCCTTTGCCAACCCGGTGGAGTATGGCAATCAACACGCAGCATTGATCGCGACCCTTGTGGATATTGCCGATTTACAATTGCAGGAGTTTGCCTCGGTGAAGTCGGCTTTGTTAGCGGCTTTGAAGAATGAGCATCCCCTGAACCAATACTGGGCACTGATCACCGCGACATCTTTCGCTGCCCAGGGAGTAGAGGATGCCAAACTGACTGCCGCGGTTGAGGCTTTGCTCAAGAACAAGTCCGTGACACGTCTGAATCGAACCAGAGCGGGTGAGTATTTCGCACACATCCATCAGATGGATCGGGCGGTTGAACTGATCACCGAAGCTGCCTATGCTAGCAAAAATAAAGTGGAGCTGAACCTGATTCTGAATTCGGCGGCGATGGTTTACGAAACGAGCGGACGAAAGAAGACATTTCAGCTTGATGCTTCCAAGTTGAATGCCAGTTCATCCTTGGTGAAGGAGCGCCTGAGCTATTTGCGTCAGGCTGAGTGA